A stretch of the Streptomyces sp. NBC_00654 genome encodes the following:
- a CDS encoding transcriptional repressor, whose protein sequence is MATAPISGTNAAPVRGRSTRQRAAVAAALDGVDEFRSAQELHDVLKHRGDSVGLTTVYRTLQSLADAGEVDVLRTTEGESVYRRCSTGEHHHHLVCRVCGKAVEVEGPAVEQWAETIASQHGYVNVAHTVEIFGTCAECARAKA, encoded by the coding sequence GTGGCCACGGCGCCGATCAGTGGCACGAACGCAGCCCCGGTACGCGGCCGGTCCACCCGGCAGCGCGCAGCCGTCGCGGCGGCGCTCGACGGGGTGGACGAGTTCCGCAGCGCACAGGAGCTGCACGATGTACTCAAACACCGCGGCGACTCGGTGGGGCTGACCACGGTCTACCGCACCCTGCAGTCCCTCGCCGACGCGGGCGAGGTCGATGTGCTCCGCACGACGGAGGGCGAGTCGGTGTACCGGCGGTGCTCCACCGGCGAACACCACCACCATCTGGTGTGCCGGGTCTGCGGCAAGGCCGTCGAGGTCGAAGGACCCGCGGTGGAGCAGTGGGCCGAGACGATCGCCTCCCAGCACGGGTATGTGAACGTCGCACACACCGTGGAGATCTTCGGGACCTGCGCGGAGTGCGCGCGGGCGAAGGCGTAA
- a CDS encoding metal ABC transporter permease, protein MMLEFLNPPFMQRALIAAVLVGITAPAIGIFLVQRRQALMGDGIGHIAMTGVGLGFLLSTSPVWMATAVAVAGAVVMELIRWYGHTRGDIALAMLFYGGMAGGVMLINMSDTGSNANLMSYLFGSLSTVSESDVTAICVLAAFVMLVTVGLRRQLFAVSQDEEFARVTGLPVRALNLLVAVTAAVTVTVAMRVVGLLLVSALMVVPVAAAQQISKSFKVTFVLAVVIGTVVTLAGTVTTYYQDVPPGATIVLMAIAAFILLTALATPLAKRRARASTADEDGCTLEVPAARPATDDVPV, encoded by the coding sequence ATCATGCTGGAATTCCTGAACCCTCCCTTCATGCAGCGGGCCCTGATCGCCGCCGTCCTGGTCGGCATCACCGCCCCCGCCATCGGTATCTTCCTGGTCCAGCGCCGCCAGGCCCTGATGGGCGACGGCATCGGCCATATCGCGATGACCGGGGTCGGCCTCGGCTTCCTGCTCTCCACCAGCCCCGTCTGGATGGCCACGGCCGTCGCCGTGGCCGGCGCGGTCGTCATGGAGCTGATCCGCTGGTACGGACACACCCGCGGCGACATCGCCCTGGCCATGCTCTTCTACGGCGGCATGGCGGGCGGCGTGATGCTGATCAACATGTCCGACACCGGCTCCAACGCGAACCTGATGTCGTATCTCTTCGGCTCCCTCTCCACGGTCTCCGAATCGGACGTCACCGCGATCTGCGTGCTGGCCGCCTTCGTGATGCTGGTGACGGTGGGGCTGCGCAGGCAGCTGTTCGCCGTCAGCCAGGACGAGGAGTTCGCCCGGGTCACCGGGCTGCCGGTGCGCGCGCTGAACCTGTTGGTCGCGGTCACGGCCGCGGTCACCGTCACCGTCGCGATGCGGGTCGTCGGCCTGCTGCTGGTCAGCGCCCTGATGGTGGTGCCGGTCGCGGCGGCGCAGCAGATCTCGAAGTCGTTCAAGGTGACGTTCGTGCTGGCCGTCGTCATCGGCACGGTGGTGACCCTGGCGGGAACGGTGACGACCTACTACCAGGACGTGCCTCCCGGCGCCACGATCGTGCTGATGGCCATCGCCGCGTTCATCCTGCTGACCGCGCTCGCCACACCGCTCGCGAAACGGCGTGCCCGCGCGAGCACCGCGGACGAGGACGGGTGCACCCTGGAAGTACCGGCCGCCCGACCGGCCACGGACGACGTGCCGGTCTGA
- a CDS encoding DUF397 domain-containing protein codes for MTTESPRWFTSSYSSNGGQCIEAAANFAVSRGVVPVRDSKDLCGPTLDFPASSFALFVAGVKAGEVGTV; via the coding sequence GTGACGACCGAATCCCCCCGTTGGTTCACGTCCTCCTACAGCAGCAACGGTGGACAGTGCATCGAGGCCGCTGCCAACTTCGCCGTGTCGCGCGGCGTGGTCCCCGTGCGTGACTCCAAGGATCTGTGCGGCCCCACTCTGGACTTCCCCGCCAGCTCGTTCGCGTTGTTCGTGGCGGGTGTGAAGGCCGGAGAGGTCGGCACGGTCTGA
- a CDS encoding MFS transporter encodes MPISTTPKTAKASSDGPGGNSRLGLALFVIAAAQLMVVLDSTIMNIALPNIQSDLDVSSSSLAWTVNAYALAFGGLLLLGGRVGDLFGRRRVFRTGIAAFTLASLLGGLAPNEGLLIAARVIQGVSAAIAAPAALSLVATTFPEGKPRNTAMGVYAGMAGIGSTVGLLLGGVLTSYLDWRWVFFINIPIGLAVLAGTRVLSDGDRHRGRLDVPGAITGTAGLVALVYAIVRGGESGWTDALTIGSGTAAAVLLAAFVAIQARTSNPMMPLRLWKDRNRAGSYTTMLFVGAGMFATFYFLTLYMQQILGYSPIKTGLAYLPFSLGMAMAAGVSSKLVARFAPRTVIAPGLVIATGGMVWMHMLTPTSGFATALMPAMFITAFGLGVTFVPLTLGAVSGVTDQDTGISSALLNAAQQIGGALGLAVLTTISTNAADARLPRAAESFYNALATRELGLVHKAGAALTHGYTTAFLVAAALFVGGLVITLITINARKQQTDGTGPVTPDTSMDAVEAVRQPERTGVGGF; translated from the coding sequence ATGCCCATCAGCACCACGCCGAAGACCGCGAAGGCCTCTTCGGACGGTCCAGGCGGCAACAGCCGTCTGGGCCTGGCCCTCTTCGTCATCGCCGCCGCCCAGCTGATGGTCGTGCTCGACAGCACGATCATGAACATCGCACTGCCCAACATCCAGTCCGACCTGGACGTCTCCTCCTCCAGCCTGGCCTGGACGGTCAACGCCTACGCACTCGCGTTCGGCGGGTTGCTCCTCCTCGGCGGCCGGGTAGGCGATCTGTTCGGACGCCGCCGAGTGTTCCGGACAGGCATCGCCGCCTTCACCCTCGCCTCCCTTCTGGGCGGCCTGGCCCCGAACGAGGGCCTCCTGATCGCGGCACGAGTCATTCAGGGCGTCAGCGCCGCGATCGCCGCGCCTGCGGCACTCTCGCTGGTAGCGACCACCTTCCCCGAAGGGAAGCCGCGCAACACCGCGATGGGTGTGTACGCGGGCATGGCCGGCATCGGCTCCACCGTGGGCCTGCTCCTGGGAGGCGTACTCACCTCCTACCTGGACTGGCGCTGGGTGTTCTTCATCAACATCCCCATAGGACTCGCGGTCCTCGCCGGTACCCGCGTACTCAGCGACGGCGACCGGCACCGCGGCCGCCTCGACGTTCCCGGCGCCATCACCGGCACCGCCGGTCTGGTCGCCCTCGTCTACGCGATCGTCCGGGGTGGCGAGAGCGGCTGGACGGACGCGCTGACCATCGGCTCGGGCACTGCCGCTGCCGTACTGCTCGCGGCGTTCGTCGCGATCCAGGCGCGCACCTCGAACCCGATGATGCCGCTGCGCCTGTGGAAGGACCGGAACCGGGCGGGCAGCTACACCACGATGCTCTTTGTCGGCGCGGGCATGTTCGCCACCTTCTACTTCCTGACCCTGTACATGCAGCAGATCCTCGGCTACAGCCCGATCAAGACCGGCCTCGCCTACCTGCCCTTCAGCCTCGGCATGGCCATGGCGGCAGGCGTCAGCTCCAAACTCGTCGCGAGGTTCGCCCCGCGCACGGTGATCGCACCGGGACTCGTCATCGCCACGGGTGGCATGGTCTGGATGCACATGCTGACCCCCACGTCGGGCTTCGCCACCGCCCTCATGCCCGCGATGTTCATCACCGCGTTCGGGCTGGGTGTCACCTTCGTCCCGCTGACTCTCGGCGCGGTGAGTGGCGTCACCGACCAGGACACCGGCATCAGCTCCGCCCTCCTGAACGCGGCTCAGCAGATCGGCGGAGCCCTCGGCCTCGCCGTCCTCACCACCATTTCGACCAACGCGGCCGACGCCAGACTTCCCCGAGCGGCCGAGTCCTTCTACAACGCCCTGGCCACCCGCGAACTCGGACTGGTACACAAGGCGGGAGCAGCCCTCACGCACGGATACACCACCGCGTTCCTCGTGGCCGCCGCTCTCTTCGTCGGAGGCCTGGTGATCACCCTGATCACGATCAACGCGAGGAAGCAGCAAACCGACGGGACCGGTCCAGTCACTCCGGACACATCCATGGACGCGGTTGAAGCAGTCCGACAGCCGGAACGCACGGGTGTGGGTGGTTTCTAG
- a CDS encoding helix-turn-helix transcriptional regulator gives MANRKELDPAASPRAAFGERLRRLREERGWTQEELARRTGYSASHISGVETGSRTPTSAFTASADRAFGTGEALTRQGAATRDSAILDGFPEFVVQEGQATEIRLFEMGLMPGLFQTLAYATAVTMGAVRRGAITELQAEERLALLTRRQDSLARTPPPQVYAVLDESCIRQHVGGPGVMAEQLDHLAMIADMPNTVVQVAPFRLGERRSLNKPVTLVTMVDRAHMAYAESAHSGQLERDMRFVGPLLTSYHQLQAEALSQADSVALISQV, from the coding sequence GTGGCGAATCGTAAGGAGTTAGACCCGGCAGCGAGCCCCCGCGCTGCCTTCGGGGAGCGTCTGCGCAGGCTGCGTGAGGAGCGTGGTTGGACGCAGGAGGAGTTGGCTCGGCGTACGGGATACTCCGCGTCCCACATTTCCGGTGTCGAAACTGGTTCCCGAACTCCAACTTCCGCGTTCACTGCAAGTGCTGACCGAGCCTTCGGGACGGGAGAAGCGCTGACCCGGCAGGGCGCGGCAACGCGCGACAGCGCGATACTCGACGGCTTCCCTGAGTTCGTCGTGCAGGAGGGGCAGGCCACAGAGATCCGGCTCTTTGAAATGGGCCTGATGCCGGGTCTGTTTCAGACTCTGGCATATGCCACTGCCGTGACCATGGGTGCAGTACGGCGCGGCGCAATCACCGAACTGCAGGCAGAGGAACGCCTTGCGCTGCTTACACGGCGTCAAGATTCACTCGCCCGTACTCCGCCGCCGCAGGTGTATGCCGTGCTCGATGAAAGCTGCATCCGGCAGCACGTGGGCGGGCCCGGGGTCATGGCGGAACAACTGGATCATCTCGCGATGATTGCTGACATGCCGAACACGGTCGTGCAGGTGGCCCCGTTCCGACTCGGCGAACGCCGCTCGCTGAACAAGCCGGTGACTCTGGTCACGATGGTGGACAGGGCACACATGGCCTACGCGGAGTCCGCACACTCGGGCCAGTTGGAACGTGACATGAGGTTCGTCGGGCCCCTGCTCACGTCCTACCATCAGCTACAGGCCGAAGCGCTATCGCAGGCTGACTCCGTGGCTCTGATCAGCCAGGTATGA
- a CDS encoding DUF397 domain-containing protein: MTTESPRWFTSSYSSNGGQCIEVAANFAVSRGVVPVRDSKDLCGPTLDFPASSFASFVAGVKAGEFGTV; the protein is encoded by the coding sequence ATGACGACCGAATCCCCCCGTTGGTTCACGTCCTCCTACAGCAGCAACGGTGGACAGTGCATCGAGGTCGCTGCCAACTTCGCCGTGTCGCGCGGCGTGGTCCCCGTGCGTGACTCCAAGGATCTGTGCGGCCCCACTCTGGACTTCCCCGCCAGCTCGTTCGCGTCGTTCGTGGCAGGCGTGAAGGCCGGAGAGTTCGGCACGGTCTGA
- a CDS encoding isoprenyl transferase has translation MAVRGILGGRNRRTYKTPEPHPSGATPPKIPGELVPKHVAVVMDGNGRWAKERGLPRTEGHKVGEGVVMDVLKGCIEMGVKNLSLYAFSTENWKRSPDEVKFLMNFNRDVIRRRRDEMDELGIRIRWVGRMPKLWKSVVQELQVAQEQTEGNDRMTLYFCVNYGGRAEIADAAQRIAEDVAAGKLDPSKVNEKTFGKYLYYPDMPDVDLFVRPSGEQRTSNYLIWQSAYAEMVFQDVLWPDFDRRDLWRACLEYAQRDRRFGGAEEATPQK, from the coding sequence ATGGCAGTACGCGGGATCCTCGGCGGCCGTAACCGGCGCACCTACAAGACCCCCGAGCCGCACCCCTCCGGCGCGACGCCTCCGAAGATCCCCGGCGAACTGGTGCCCAAGCACGTCGCCGTCGTGATGGACGGTAACGGCCGCTGGGCCAAGGAGCGCGGTCTCCCGCGCACGGAGGGCCACAAGGTCGGTGAGGGCGTCGTCATGGACGTTCTCAAGGGCTGTATCGAGATGGGCGTCAAGAACCTCTCGCTGTACGCCTTCTCCACCGAGAACTGGAAGCGCTCGCCGGACGAGGTGAAGTTCCTGATGAACTTCAACCGGGACGTGATCCGCCGGCGCCGCGACGAGATGGACGAACTGGGCATCCGCATCCGCTGGGTGGGCCGGATGCCGAAGCTGTGGAAGTCCGTGGTCCAGGAACTCCAGGTCGCCCAGGAGCAGACCGAGGGCAACGACAGGATGACGCTCTACTTCTGCGTCAACTACGGCGGCCGCGCCGAGATCGCCGACGCCGCGCAGCGCATCGCCGAGGACGTGGCGGCGGGGAAGCTCGACCCGTCGAAGGTCAACGAGAAGACGTTCGGGAAGTACCTCTACTACCCGGACATGCCGGACGTGGACCTCTTCGTACGCCCCAGTGGCGAGCAGCGCACGTCCAACTACCTGATCTGGCAGAGCGCGTACGCCGAGATGGTCTTCCAGGACGTCCTGTGGCCGGACTTCGACCGCCGGGACCTGTGGCGCGCCTGCCTGGAGTACGCGCAGCGGGACCGCCGCTTCGGCGGGGCGGAAGAGGCGACGCCCCAGAAGTGA
- a CDS encoding DUF6243 family protein, with amino-acid sequence MAKSRNNLLGVGGQRKKLSRAEQQGAGPARNADRKTAEEKKQELLRKMRERAGAGQADQSDQPAQGQSASSSDAS; translated from the coding sequence GTGGCCAAGAGCCGCAACAACCTCCTCGGCGTCGGCGGGCAGCGCAAGAAGCTGTCCCGCGCCGAACAGCAGGGCGCGGGCCCCGCACGCAATGCCGACCGCAAGACGGCCGAGGAGAAGAAGCAGGAACTGCTGCGCAAGATGCGCGAACGCGCCGGCGCCGGCCAGGCCGACCAGTCGGACCAGCCCGCCCAGGGCCAGTCCGCGTCGTCGTCCGACGCGAGCTGA
- a CDS encoding metal ABC transporter ATP-binding protein, whose amino-acid sequence MPEPGSTAKEAVISLRGATATLGARPVLRGVDLTVHRGEVVALLGANGSGKSTAVRSVIGQVPLTGGTVELFGTELRRFRQWGRVGYVPQRTTAAGGVPATIREVVASGRLSRTKLRLPGRADRAAVDRAIELVGLTDRAKDSVSALSGGQHQRVLIARALASEPELLIMDEPMAGVDLASQEILASTLRAQVAAGTSVLLVLHELGPLEPLIDRAIVLRDGCVTHDGPPPEALGQHALPGHDHVHPHAASEPVRTGLLS is encoded by the coding sequence ATGCCGGAGCCCGGGAGTACCGCAAAAGAAGCCGTGATCAGCCTGCGCGGCGCCACGGCCACCCTCGGCGCGCGCCCCGTGCTGCGCGGGGTCGACCTGACCGTCCACCGCGGTGAGGTCGTCGCCCTGCTCGGCGCCAACGGTTCCGGCAAGTCCACCGCCGTACGCTCCGTGATCGGCCAGGTCCCGCTCACCGGCGGCACCGTCGAACTGTTCGGCACCGAGCTGCGCCGCTTCCGCCAGTGGGGCCGAGTCGGCTACGTACCGCAGCGCACCACCGCGGCGGGCGGCGTCCCGGCCACGATCCGCGAGGTCGTGGCCTCCGGGCGGCTGTCCCGTACGAAGCTGCGGCTGCCCGGCAGGGCGGACCGGGCGGCCGTCGACCGGGCCATCGAGCTCGTCGGGCTCACCGACCGCGCCAAGGACTCCGTGAGCGCCCTGTCCGGCGGCCAGCACCAGCGGGTCCTGATCGCCCGTGCCCTCGCCTCCGAGCCGGAGCTGCTGATCATGGACGAGCCGATGGCCGGGGTCGACCTGGCCAGCCAGGAGATCCTCGCCTCGACCCTGCGCGCGCAGGTCGCCGCCGGCACCTCCGTCCTGCTCGTCCTGCACGAGCTCGGCCCGCTGGAGCCCCTGATCGACCGGGCGATCGTGCTGCGCGACGGCTGTGTGACGCACGACGGGCCGCCCCCCGAGGCCCTGGGCCAGCACGCGCTGCCCGGCCACGACCACGTACACCCCCACGCGGCTTCCGAGCCCGTCCGGACGGGACTGCTGAGCTGA
- a CDS encoding tectonin domain-containing protein, protein MSAGSRTTVWGVNAANAIYRYTNYDGSPWINIPGSLSDIGAASDGTVWGVNAGNQIYRYTGDQSTTNWVGINGSLVRIDAGSRTNVWGVDSAGGIYRYTNHDANPWIKIPGSLSDIGAAADGTVWGVNSGNRIYRYTGDQDPSDPWADVPGSLKRIAVGSRTNVWGVDPAGSIYRYTNNDASGTNPWIKIPGTATDIAAGADGTVWHINSAGDIYRYTGDQPS, encoded by the coding sequence ATTTCGGCGGGGTCGAGGACGACGGTGTGGGGGGTGAACGCGGCGAACGCCATCTACCGGTACACCAACTACGACGGCAGTCCGTGGATCAACATCCCGGGATCGTTGAGTGACATCGGTGCCGCGTCGGACGGCACCGTGTGGGGTGTCAACGCGGGAAATCAGATCTACCGGTACACCGGGGACCAGTCCACGACGAACTGGGTGGGCATCAACGGGAGCCTGGTCCGCATCGACGCGGGCTCCCGGACGAACGTGTGGGGCGTCGACTCCGCCGGGGGTATCTACCGGTACACGAACCACGACGCGAACCCGTGGATCAAGATCCCCGGATCGTTGAGCGACATCGGGGCCGCGGCGGACGGCACCGTGTGGGGCGTCAACAGTGGCAACCGCATCTACCGGTACACCGGCGACCAGGACCCCTCGGACCCGTGGGCGGACGTCCCCGGCAGCCTCAAGCGGATCGCGGTGGGCTCCCGGACCAACGTATGGGGCGTCGACCCGGCGGGCAGCATCTACCGCTACACCAACAACGACGCCAGCGGCACCAACCCGTGGATCAAGATCCCCGGTACCGCCACCGACATCGCCGCCGGCGCCGACGGCACCGTATGGCACATCAACAGCGCAGGCGACATCTACCGGTACACCGGGGACCAGCCGAGCTGA
- a CDS encoding DUF397 domain-containing protein, which yields MTTDSFHWFKSSYSSDGGQCVEVATNLAPAYGVVPVRDSKDLCGPTLDFPASSFASFVAGVKAGEFGTV from the coding sequence GTGACGACCGATTCTTTCCACTGGTTCAAGTCTTCCTATAGCTCCGATGGTGGCCAGTGCGTGGAGGTTGCTACCAACCTTGCCCCCGCGTACGGCGTAGTCCCCGTCCGTGACTCCAAGGATCTGTGCGGCCCGACTCTGGACTTCCCCGCCAGCTCGTTCGCGTCGTTCGTGGCGGGTGTGAAGGCCGGAGAGTTCGGCACGGTCTGA
- a CDS encoding ATP-binding protein, whose translation MDGRRSRLVLLCGLPGAGKTTVAKKLERELSAVRLCPDEWLTDLGFDLFDSEARDRIERRLWQHAQDLLVSGAVVILENGFWQRPERDEKRLRARALGAEVELRYLKVPMAELERRIALRNQEPGSVVLTAELLRECQSQFEAPTPAELDLFDPPLS comes from the coding sequence ATGGACGGTCGACGATCAAGACTGGTGCTGCTGTGCGGTCTTCCCGGTGCCGGGAAGACCACGGTGGCCAAGAAGTTGGAACGGGAACTGTCCGCCGTGCGCCTGTGCCCGGACGAATGGCTTACGGACCTGGGCTTCGACCTCTTCGACAGTGAGGCCCGGGACCGCATCGAACGTCGCCTGTGGCAGCACGCCCAGGATCTGCTGGTTTCCGGAGCCGTTGTGATCTTGGAGAACGGGTTCTGGCAGCGTCCGGAACGCGACGAGAAGCGGCTCCGCGCTCGCGCGCTCGGGGCCGAGGTCGAACTGCGCTACCTCAAGGTGCCGATGGCGGAACTGGAGCGGCGCATCGCCCTCCGGAACCAGGAGCCCGGCTCGGTCGTGCTGACGGCCGAGCTGCTCAGGGAGTGCCAGAGCCAGTTCGAGGCCCCGACGCCGGCCGAACTGGACCTGTTTGATCCGCCCCTGTCATAG
- a CDS encoding metal ABC transporter substrate-binding protein yields MNVRRLIPTATVAGAVTLGLTALSACSASDAADGSNGGKLKVTASFYPMQFLAERIGGEHVAVTSLTKPGVEPHDLELTPRQIGSISDSDYVLYLKGIQPAVDDAIKQSGVKNTVDAATLTTLENHGAQVSGHDHEGEEEHGHEGEEAHGEHEEGDGHNHGEEGGADPHIWLDPVKYAEVAKGVGKSLQKADPDHAADYARNTTALVDELGALNTAFETGLKNTATRTFITTHSAFGYLAERYGLTQEGIAGVDPEAEPSPARIQEIHTVAEKSGATTVFFETLASDKTARTLAKDTGLKTGVLDPLEGITGKSKGADYTEVMESNLAALQKALGAK; encoded by the coding sequence ATGAACGTACGCCGCCTCATACCCACCGCCACCGTCGCCGGCGCAGTCACCCTCGGCCTGACTGCCCTCTCGGCCTGCTCCGCCTCCGATGCCGCGGACGGGAGCAACGGCGGCAAGCTGAAAGTGACGGCGTCGTTCTATCCGATGCAGTTCCTGGCCGAGCGGATCGGCGGCGAGCACGTCGCCGTCACCAGCCTGACCAAGCCCGGGGTCGAGCCGCACGACCTGGAGCTCACCCCCCGCCAGATCGGCTCCATCAGCGACTCCGACTACGTCCTCTACCTCAAGGGCATCCAGCCCGCCGTGGACGACGCGATCAAGCAGTCCGGTGTGAAGAACACCGTCGACGCCGCGACGCTCACCACGCTGGAGAACCACGGAGCCCAGGTCAGCGGCCATGACCACGAGGGCGAGGAGGAGCACGGGCACGAGGGCGAGGAAGCCCACGGGGAGCACGAAGAGGGCGACGGGCACAACCACGGCGAGGAGGGCGGCGCCGATCCGCACATCTGGCTGGACCCGGTGAAGTACGCCGAGGTCGCCAAGGGGGTCGGGAAGTCCCTCCAGAAGGCCGACCCCGACCACGCCGCGGACTACGCCCGGAACACGACCGCCCTGGTCGACGAGCTGGGCGCGCTGAACACGGCGTTCGAGACGGGCCTGAAGAACACCGCCACCAGGACCTTCATCACCACCCACTCCGCCTTCGGCTATCTCGCCGAGCGCTACGGGCTCACCCAGGAGGGCATCGCCGGCGTCGACCCCGAGGCCGAGCCGAGCCCCGCCCGGATCCAGGAGATCCACACCGTCGCGGAGAAGAGCGGGGCCACCACCGTCTTCTTCGAGACGCTCGCCAGCGACAAGACCGCCAGGACCCTCGCGAAGGACACCGGGCTGAAGACCGGCGTCCTGGACCCGCTGGAGGGAATCACCGGCAAGTCCAAGGGCGCTGACTACACCGAGGTCATGGAGTCCAATCTGGCGGCGCTCCAGAAGGCACTCGGCGCGAAGTGA
- a CDS encoding glycine--tRNA ligase — protein sequence MAADKIDTIVSLSKRRGFVYPCSEIYGGQKAAWDYGPLGVEMKENLKRQWWRYMVTSREDVVGLDSSVILAPEVWVASGHVATFSDPLTECTSCHKRYRADHLEEAYEEKHGKPPVNGLADLNCPNCGNKGTFTEPKQFSGLLSTHLGPTQDSGSVAYLRPETAQGIFTNFGQVQQTSRKKPPFGIAQMGKSFRNEITPGNFIFRTREFEQMEMEFFVKPGEDEEWQEYWMEQRWNWYTDLGMRPENMRWFEHPAEKLSHYSKRTADIEYRFRFGGSEWGELEGVANRTDYDLKAHSKASGTDLSYFDQEAGERWTPYVIEPAAGVGRAMLAFLLDAYIEDEAPNAKGVMEKRTVMRLDPRLAPVKVAVLPLSRNPQLSPKAKGLATDLRKNWNIEFDDAGAIGRRYRRQDEIGTPFCVTVDFDTLDDNAVTVRERDTMQQERVSLDQIQSYLGARLLGC from the coding sequence GTGGCCGCCGACAAGATCGACACCATCGTCAGCCTGAGCAAGCGCCGTGGCTTCGTCTACCCCTGCAGTGAGATCTACGGCGGTCAGAAGGCCGCCTGGGACTACGGGCCGCTGGGCGTGGAGATGAAGGAGAACCTCAAGCGCCAGTGGTGGCGTTACATGGTCACCTCGCGCGAGGACGTGGTCGGTCTCGACTCGTCGGTCATCCTGGCCCCCGAGGTCTGGGTCGCCTCCGGCCACGTCGCCACCTTCTCGGACCCGCTCACCGAGTGCACCTCCTGCCACAAGCGCTACCGGGCCGACCACCTGGAAGAGGCGTACGAGGAGAAGCACGGCAAGCCCCCCGTCAACGGCCTGGCCGACCTCAACTGCCCCAACTGCGGCAACAAGGGCACGTTCACCGAGCCCAAGCAGTTCTCGGGTCTGCTCTCCACGCACCTCGGCCCGACCCAGGACTCCGGCTCCGTCGCCTACCTGCGTCCCGAGACCGCGCAGGGCATCTTCACCAACTTCGGCCAGGTCCAGCAGACCTCGCGCAAGAAGCCGCCGTTCGGCATCGCGCAGATGGGCAAGTCCTTCCGGAACGAGATCACTCCGGGCAACTTCATCTTCCGCACCCGTGAGTTCGAGCAGATGGAGATGGAGTTCTTCGTCAAGCCGGGCGAGGACGAGGAGTGGCAGGAATACTGGATGGAGCAGCGCTGGAACTGGTACACGGACCTGGGCATGCGCCCGGAGAACATGCGCTGGTTCGAGCACCCGGCGGAGAAGCTCTCCCACTACTCCAAGCGCACCGCTGACATCGAGTACCGCTTCCGCTTCGGCGGCAGCGAGTGGGGCGAGCTGGAAGGCGTCGCCAACCGCACGGACTACGACCTCAAGGCGCACTCCAAGGCCTCGGGCACGGACCTGTCGTACTTCGACCAGGAGGCCGGCGAGCGCTGGACCCCCTACGTCATCGAGCCGGCGGCCGGTGTCGGCCGCGCGATGCTGGCCTTCCTCCTGGACGCCTACATCGAGGACGAGGCGCCCAACGCCAAGGGCGTCATGGAGAAGCGCACCGTAATGCGTCTCGACCCGCGCCTGGCCCCGGTCAAGGTCGCCGTCCTGCCGCTGTCCCGCAACCCGCAGCTCTCGCCGAAGGCCAAGGGTCTCGCCACCGACCTGCGCAAGAACTGGAACATCGAGTTCGACGACGCGGGCGCCATCGGCCGCCGCTACCGTCGCCAGGACGAGATCGGTACGCCGTTCTGCGTCACCGTCGACTTCGACACCCTCGACGACAACGCGGTGACCGTGCGTGAGCGCGACACCATGCAGCAGGAGCGCGTCTCCCTGGACCAGATCCAGTCCTACCTGGGCGCCCGCCTGCTCGGCTGCTGA